In a single window of the Emys orbicularis isolate rEmyOrb1 chromosome 11, rEmyOrb1.hap1, whole genome shotgun sequence genome:
- the LOC135885620 gene encoding tubulin alpha-4A chain → MRECISVHVGQAGVQMGNTCWELYCLEHGIQPDGQMPSDKTIGGGDDSFTTFFCETGAGKHVPRAIFVDLEPTVIDEIRTGIYRQLFHPEQLITGKEDAANNYARGHYTIGKEIIDQVLDRIRKLADQCTGLQGFLVFHSFGGGTGSGFTSLLMERLSVDYGKKSKLEFAIYPAPQVSTAVVEPYNSILTTHTTLEHSDCAFMVDNEAIYDICRRNLDIERPTYTNLNRLISQIVSSITASLRFDGALNVDLTEFQTNLVPYPRIHFPLATYAPVISAEKAYHEQLSVAEITNSCFEPANQMVKCDPRHGKYMACCLLYRGDVVPKDVNAAIAAIKTKRSIQFVDWCPTGFKVGINYQPPTAVPGGDLAKVQRAVCMLSNTTAIAEAWARLDHKFDLMYAKRAFVHWYVGEGMEEGEFSEAREDMAALEKDYEEVGLDSYEDEEEGEEY, encoded by the exons CGTGAATGTATCTCAGTCCATGTCGGCCAGGCAGGTGTCCAGATGGGCAACACCTGCTGGGAGCTGTACTGCCTGGAGCACGGCATCCAGCCTGACGGGCAGATGCCCAGCGACAAGACCATCGGGGGAGGGGACGACTCCTTTACCACCTTCTTCTGTGAGACGGGTGCCGGGAAGCACGTCCCCAGGGCGATCTTCGTGGACCTGGAACCCACCGTGATCG ATGAGATTCGGACCGGCATCTACCGCCAGCTCTTCCACCCAGAGCAGCTCATCACCGGCAAGGAAGATGCTGCCAATAACTATGCCCGTGGGCACTACACCATCGGCAAGGAGATCATTGACCAAGTGTTGGACAGGATCCGGAAGTTG GCCGACCAGTGCACGGGGCTCCAGGGCTTCCTGGTCTTCCACAGCTTCGGGGGCGGCACCGGCTCTGGATTCACCTCCCTGCTGATGGAGCGTCTCTCCGTTGACTATGGCAAGAAGTCCAAGCTGGAGTTCGCCATCTACCCAGCGCCTCAGGTCTCCACCGCAGTGGTGGAGCCGTACAACTCCATCCTGACCACCCACACCACCCTGGAGCACTCGGACTGCGCCTTCATGGTAGACAACGAGGCCATCTACGACATCTGCCGCAGGAACCTGGACATCGAGCGCCCCACCTACACCAACCTGAACCGCCTTATTAGCCAGATTGTGTCCTCCATCACCGCCTCCCTCCGATTCGATGGTGCCCTGAATGTAGATCTGACGGAGTTCCAGACCAACCTGGTGCCCTACCCCCGTATCCACTTCCCGCTGGCCACCTACGCCCCCGTCATCTCTGCAGAGAAGGCCTATCATGAGCAGCTGTCCGTGGCTGAGATCACAAACTCTTGCTTTGAGCCAGCCAACCAGATGGTGAAGTGCGACCCCCGTCATGGCAAATACATGGCCTGCTGCCTCTTGTACCGCGGGGACGTGGTGCCCAAAGACGTCAATGCTGCTATTGCCGCCATCAAAACCAAGCGCAGCATCCAGTTTGTGGACTGGTGCCCGACTGGCTTCAAGGTTGGTATCAACTACCAGCCCCCAACTGCAGTTCCCGGTGGTGACCTCGCCAAGGTGCAGCGGGCCGTGTGCATGCTGAGCAACACCACGGCCATTGCCGAGGCCTGGGCTCGGCTGGACCACAAGTTTGACCTGATGTATGCCAAGCGGGCCTTTGTTCACTGGTATGTGGGAGAGGgcatggaggagggggagttCTCAGAGGCCCGGGAAGACATGGCTGCCCTGGAGAAGGATTATGAGGAGGTGGGCCTGGACTCCTATGAGGAtgaagaggagggagaggagtactGA